Genomic segment of Benincasa hispida cultivar B227 chromosome 1, ASM972705v1, whole genome shotgun sequence:
ttGTATTTTCAACTATTTTTGTCAActgtgtttaaataaaaatttctcaaatcaatCAAATAAGACCCTATGATTTGATTTGTTAAGATGAGAaatttattttcccttttttatgctaaaatagataaaattgtTTTCAATAGACTCGAACAAATGAAGATCATTTTAACATTTGTATTCCTACcatatctaaattttcaatGAGCAACTCCTTGCGATCACCAACAAATGCTTAACATCAATGCATGCTAAGGATCAAGATGTACGTAATCTAAATCATCCAATCCCAATTTGTACTAAACCTCTTAACATTTGTCCAtctattttgaaataaaaattaatcaacctttaATTGAGGATAAAATGTCTTggccaaaaataaaaaatagtatatGATAGTTGAACTATACAACTTCTCTTATTATATAGGTTCTAAATTTTGTTAACACATTAGAAATAGAATCACATTCTAGCCATTgaactcaaaattcaaaagaaacaaaaaaaataaataaagatcacATTACCTAAAAGAATAAGAACCATGGGCGTAAATAACTTCAATATCTatggttttcttttctttgttccCCATTTTCTCAAATTATGGACGCCTATTATCCCCCAATCTGCCACTACTACTTCCCCAAATATTTAACAAGCTCTCTCCGAAAACTCtggtcaaatttcatttataatgTACTCGGATGTaattttttaaaggttaaaatcACTTACGTTGTATCAAAAACTACTTTGAAACGCCTCtaacaattaaaaattaatttagtacTTAAAAATTTCATATTGACGAAAAAGCATCATTCAAAATAATGTTAAAattgcccaaaaaaaaaaaaggttaaaaattttaaaatgacagTCTAACCCTTTCAAAATCACCCAAAAACATGATATTCCTTATCCACCAATCTATGCacattttcaaataataattgtGTTCCTTTCTTCGCTAACTATGTAAATTGCAATCAACACCATCAAATTATCAGAAACCAAATGGCCTGTCAGAAGCCTAAAATAATAAAACGTGGATCATTGGATATAGAATACAACAAGAACGAACACAGGATAGCATACATCTTACAGACTATCAAAAGGCAACTCAGAAGAGAATGGTTTCAATACGATTGAAGTTCTCATCACTTTCACCAACTTAAAAGGCATATTTTCTTGTATGTCACTATTATGTCCACGTTCAATTTTGATGGAATGAAAATCCCATTTAAAAGAGAagtcaaactaaaaaaaattaaccaaaatcactccaaaacaTACTCTTAACCAACTAGCTTGACTATAATGAGCATGATGAAAAATGAATGGGAACGTATAAAATTTTTGGTCTCCAGGCATGTAACTTCACTGCAAGTTTATCATATTGATAAACCAAAGATGATCCATGCAGAAGAAAGATAGAAATGGTTATAAGACTCCAAGAGTAACAACACCAAGTAATACAACTCTCCCAAGGGTAATATTTGCAATTAACATTACCCTCAAAACACCAACCACATCCACCAACGCATGAGATTCCTGTTATGAAACAGAGAATTGTAAATCAAATTCTTCATCAGCAAGAATCCACAACCTCCGTGGCAGACACAGCAGGAACCACCCAGTGCCACTTTTATCATCTAATAATGACGATTAACATTAAGAACTCACAATCGTTAGCAAAGTCATAAAAACATCTCAGGAAAATCCTAATAATCATCCTCTAGAGACACAGCCTTTCTTGTCTCGAAGATTTAAGCCCATTAAATTGTAGTTTATTCCTACAAATACCTAAACGATGCACAAAAGGGAAATAAAACCCTCACAAAAGAAAGCATAAGAAACTTTGAGGATGGAGTTTTCCTTGATAGATTACTCTCCTTGTTATTCACAACTGTGACCACCACAATCAACTGGCATATATTCTAAAGGTAATCTATTGTAAGTGGGAACTTCATGTATCAAGACAAATGCCCGATTCCTATTTTTCAGACGGAAAATTGAAACTTTGGGAGAGTCGAGAAAAACTTCCATTACTCTACAGAATCGGAGGTGTAATCTATTGAGCAAAACAAAGAGGATATGGATAATTTAACAAAAGCATCCCTGGCACAAGAACACGACCAGCGATACATGCTAATCTGACAAGAACTTAAAAAGTCACGAGAAGCCTGTTGAATAGGGCCAACCAACTTTGGGAAGTTGACGACTTTGAAGTCACAAAAAGCTACATGATTCAGTAGCATCACTTATTTCCGGAGAACATATATGAGAccttatcattattattaaatacaatctttattttgttaattaattaaaggtaGTCACCTATTGCTTAAAATTCTACAgtagtatttttttttgtgCTTCTCCATGATTCAACAATAGAGAGGAGACTATTACCCATTCCCGGGGTATTTTCAAGACTCTCAAAGGAATAACTGGAATGTAAGTACGAAAAGAGCACAAAAAATATATTGCTCTTGAACAAAATAAAAGttgtaattaataataatgataagaCATCATGTATGTTCTTCGGAAACCATGATGGTACTCAAACCACTTGGCAACACTTGTTTGGATTCTCCAATCATACTAAAGAAGTACCCATCGTCCATCAACAAAACTAATCTCTTCATGGAATGTATAGTATCAGACTTTAGCTCCATATAATCATATAGACAACATAAAATATCAGAGAAAAATCAGGAGCTGAATTCAGTAGGATCGACTCAATTTGAACTTAATAATCTACTACACGAACCACAGAACTTGACTCAAGTTGTTAGTCTCTTGAACCCTATCACTATCCAACTGAATGAACAAGTCGACACAAAATAGTTAAAGACGCCAAAAGAAGTTACCTAGCACTTGGCCACAAGCCAACAAATATTTAGCAATCAATATAATATACAAACTGACTAGCCTGTAGTTTAACAAGTCCGACATCTTTAACCTGCCATAAGAGAACTGGAAAAAGTGATCAGAATATATTATAAACGTGAAGAAAGGATAAAGACACTATAAATCAAGATAATTTTTCCACATACCCCCATGTGTCAAAACTGTAAGTCACGATCCCTTCAAGATGGATTGATGGAAGGCATGAAGAATACcatcaccaccaccaccaccataATACTAAACTAATTTAGAACCCTCAAAACAGGAAGCATATTATGCTGAACAGAAACATGTTAGCCCAAGCAATCAACATACATCGACTAGAAGAAATGTTAAATCAATTCTTCCATCTACCACACCATTCACATGGAAATTGAGGGCAAGATTACCTGGTGGATCAATTGATGGAAGGCATCAACACCATGACAATAAGGGATTAGTTAGAACAGTCAAAACAGGAAGCAATGATCAATAAACTGTTAGGATAAGCAACAAGTATGAATCAAGAAGTATCATTACCTAAATCTGTGAAGTAGGTAATGAagaaagtaataataataatagtaatataaGAGCAAAAATTAACCAGATATTGTTAGATAGCAAATGCATAAGGAACAGAACCAAATCCTTCAATAATACGCTCAAATTTTGCTCCTTCAATACAAGGCAATGTGACAAGGACTTCTAGCCTGAATCTCTGCAAATGTCAAGACAGTACAGCAAGGTTAAAGAGGTGAGTCCCAAACTTCCAACAAAGTCATGGCAAGAGGTAAGTAATCAGCTCCAAGAAACATCAGTCCTGTAAAATTTTACATGATACCATTGGATGATTAATAACTGCGAGACCAGCAACAAATATACATCGccaaaaaaaagtaataacaaAACTACAAATTATATTAATGGGAAAGGTGAGTGCACTTTCACACCCAATTCCAACAATGTGAGGACAGCAGATCAATTGGAGCAGAGAAAACGACACATATAAGCCACATCATTCCCAATATTCATCAGCATGTTAGAGGAGAGCAGATATAGGAAAGAAAGCAGTATGTGCCTAGTAACCTATTTTATCTTGTCTACGATAAGTGCAGAAAAAGGAAGTAATTGCTTTGATAATCTTTAAAGAGTTTCAATTATACCCCTTATatattggttttttaaattaagtcctTATTgtcaaaaaaacataaaaattaaccaattggaatgaaaatactatataattttaattagataaaatagACCTCACTCGcccataaaatcaaatttgaggGCAGATTTATATGTTGAAATACTTTTTAAGATgacttgaaaataaatattccAAAAAATGTACTACAATTCTAGATATGCTCCATAAGTGGAACTTTTTTAACCATACTTGCAAAAGCTAGGAGAATGAAAACAATGCCAAATAATTAGCAGCCCTGTGTTTCATAATAActtcttttaaataaatcaaaattatgtggaccaaatatatatattttttaatatataaaaaccaGATATGTgttaacaaacaaaaacaatattctATTCCTACAGCAGTATGATCCCTCCACATCCAGGGCTACAGAGATAACTCGATCCTGTTTGGCTGTTCAAAAATCAGAACTTATCCTACTGGAGGGAGAAAcatataaaaattgattagtAAAAAAAACCAGTTAGGAATTAGAAAAATGGAAGTTAGAAATTAAACACCAAGAAGAAGAGAAACCCAACAACGTTAGTTTCACCAGAtgattgattttcttttttttttttcaagggtTCAAAATTGTGGAAATGAACCCGTCTCATAGAAGTAAGTTCAACCAGGctttataaaaacaataaagAGAAAGTTTCAACATACCTCCTCCAAATTCAAGCATGCTCAACCAGAACTCGAATCATTTCATATCTGCCATGAACTTTTCGTATTCGGCATCTGCACCTGAAGCTGTCTTCTCTGCAGAAGGCATGGGAGGAGGCATTGGAGGATTCGTAGCCCAAGGAGCACTCCCGCTGGGTGGCTGAGGTTGATCTGTACTTGATGTCGACATGGGCAACGGATGAGTAGAGACTGCACTATAATAAGGCGAATAACCATACGAAGGCGGGTAAGAGGGTTGAGCAGTTGGTGGCATCGAATATAAAGTGCTCCCATATGCTGCAGTTTGTAATGGCTGACTAGTAGGATTTTCAGATGGCAATCCTGGAGGAAAACTCTGTTGTGCTTCACCTGAAGTCACAGGTTGAGATGGAGCACCAGGAGGACCTGTCTGAACCTGAGGATACGGAACTCCATAAGGAGGCATGACCTGACCTTGAACAGCCGGATAGACGTTAGAACCTGGAGGTGGAGGGGGATAAGAAGCATATGGAGAAGGAACCGGAGGACCCCATGGAACCGGAGTTCCTGTATAACTTGAAGGTGGAGGAACATTCCCAAGAGGACCACCCGGCATAAACTGCTGGGATGGATAAACACCAACAGGCTGACTTGAAACAGGATAAGTGGGCACAGTCGATGCTGGAGGGCAAGGAGGCACAGTAGGCTGCGGCGGCTTGCCAGCAACTCTAACAGCAATTGTTCGGCCCTCTAGACGATAACCATTCATGCTGGCAATTGCATTATTAGCCATCTGAACATCAGAATACTTCACAAATCCATAACCTTTGCTCAATCCAGAAACCCGATCCTTAATAACCTTAGCCATCACAATATCACCAAATGTTGAAAATAATCTAATCAAACCATCATCATCAAAAGTCGGAGGCAAATAACCTATATACAAGTTTGTATCATCATATTCCTTAGCAGGCTTCACTCCATTCGCACCAACGCTTGCTTGTGGTGTACTGCTAGCACTAGTTGTATTGTTAGCCCAAGGAGGGTTGCTTCCTGAAGTCCCAGAACCTATTGCCAATGTAGGGGTCTGCTTGGTTGCTGATTCGGGAATCGTACCTCCTAACTCTGCCAAGAAATTTTGatattcatcatccattttttTCCCAGTTGTCCCCTTCACTGGGCAATCAATTGTTGGATGCCCACCATCACCACATATTTTACAGAGTACATCACTCTTGAATGTCGACGTCCGCGATGGACAAGCATATTGACGGTGGCCAGCCTCGCCACACAACCTACAGAATTCTTCATCCCTAATAGTTCCGTTCAAGGCAGCAAGTTCCCTAAGCTGCTGCCTCTTATGCTCATTCAATACCTCATCAACAGGCTGTAAGAGCTTCTCTACCATTTCCGCCGCAGCTTCTAGTGATTCCTGCGTTTCAGCCTCGACTAGAACATGCAAATCCTCGTTCTCTgctggatcatgctttaagtccCTCTTCTGTTGCAGTCTACCTTCTTTTACAGACCCTTTGCCCCTAATTACAATTTTTGCACCAGTTTGTTTCTCCATCCTCTTCTGGGTATTACCTCTAGGACCAATAATCAGCCCAATAAAATTGTAACCTGGGTATTCCTTCATCGGTATATAAAGCTTCTTCTGAAGCTTCGGTGGCCTATAATCTGCTGGGGGCTTAAAAGCAGGATTCTTCTTGATTATTTGAGAAATTATCTCTTGTCTCTCTGTGTTCAATTTTTCTCGGGCACGATACTCCCTAGTATTAATTCTTATTCCCATATTGTCATATATTGGCTCGGGGGAAGGCGAACGAGCACCTTCAGGCCGATCATCCAACGGCATACCAGATTGAAGCATTCTACTAATTTCTAGAAGCCTACTATTCAAAGCTTGAATTTCAGGATCGAACTCAATACCTCCCATAAAATCAGGAAGTTGAATTACAGGCTTGGGATCATCATCAGCCCATCGGGACTTCCTCTTCCGCGTACCGCTCCCAGATTCACCGCCACTCTGATCATTACTCTCAGGCTGCGGGTCCCATCGGCTCCGACGTCGGCGCCTACTGGTGGTCTCCTCTTCACCACCGGAGAAGTCCTTATCGGTGCCACTATGAGTGTTTGTAAATCCATTCTCCGACACCAGCGGCCTCTGAATCTCCACCTTTGGCACATGATTGACACCATCAGCCGCTTGTTTTTCCGCATGTCCGTTTCCAGAACTAAACCCCGGATTTTCACCTTGGGAATCCTTAATTTCTTTCCCCGGAAATAAGGAGTTGGGCGGCAGAGAAGAGTCGCGATCGTGGTCTTCGAAATTTTCGGGAGTAGAATAATCAGGAGGATAAGGAACCAGGGTTTCAATGGCggaattagggttagggtttgGGTTGATAGATTCCATGTGGAGTTTCTCTAAGGGGAGAAGAAGAGACCgaggagagaaagaaagaaatcgTTCCGCTGTTTACAAGAAACCCTGACTGAAGGCTTAAGCGTGCGTTTTGATAGGACGTGGTGATAGGGTCCACGATTTATAGGCCGTTCCAAAACCgccacaaaaaaataaatagattcttattataaatatcataaaaatagatattCAATACATAAAAGTTATGGATCATTTTTCATGTTATTCGTATTTCGTAATAATTCATGTTTAGTACAAATGTAAGTCCACATCGTATTATGTACATTgatgagaataaaaaaatatataatgtatttttttgttttataaaatcatattttctatttctattattcccattttcataaaattataatttcagttatttttaatttatttatttacaagtttagttatattttaatattattatattttatttatttattattattatattatattttctccatattcgttGTGTTCCATTGTGCTCTTCAATTTCACAACACAGCACAAACTCCGTTGCTTCCATCGctgaaggtaggtcctaaag
This window contains:
- the LOC120082034 gene encoding splicing factor-like protein 1, with translation MESINPNPNPNSAIETLVPYPPDYSTPENFEDHDRDSSLPPNSLFPGKEIKDSQGENPGFSSGNGHAEKQAADGVNHVPKVEIQRPLVSENGFTNTHSGTDKDFSGGEEETTSRRRRRSRWDPQPESNDQSGGESGSGTRKRKSRWADDDPKPVIQLPDFMGGIEFDPEIQALNSRLLEISRMLQSGMPLDDRPEGARSPSPEPIYDNMGIRINTREYRAREKLNTERQEIISQIIKKNPAFKPPADYRPPKLQKKLYIPMKEYPGYNFIGLIIGPRGNTQKRMEKQTGAKIVIRGKGSVKEGRLQQKRDLKHDPAENEDLHVLVEAETQESLEAAAEMVEKLLQPVDEVLNEHKRQQLRELAALNGTIRDEEFCRLCGEAGHRQYACPSRTSTFKSDVLCKICGDGGHPTIDCPVKGTTGKKMDDEYQNFLAELGGTIPESATKQTPTLAIGSGTSGSNPPWANNTTSASSTPQASVGANGVKPAKEYDDTNLYIGYLPPTFDDDGLIRLFSTFGDIVMAKVIKDRVSGLSKGYGFVKYSDVQMANNAIASMNGYRLEGRTIAVRVAGKPPQPTVPPCPPASTVPTYPVSSQPVGVYPSQQFMPGGPLGNVPPPSSYTGTPVPWGPPVPSPYASYPPPPPGSNVYPAVQGQVMPPYGVPYPQVQTGPPGAPSQPVTSGEAQQSFPPGLPSENPTSQPLQTAAYGSTLYSMPPTAQPSYPPSYGYSPYYSAVSTHPLPMSTSSTDQPQPPSGSAPWATNPPMPPPMPSAEKTASGADAEYEKFMADMK